The following are encoded together in the Bradyrhizobium sp. CCGUVB1N3 genome:
- a CDS encoding aminotransferase class I/II-fold pyridoxal phosphate-dependent enzyme: protein MTAATESKSQSPGPTDRFGNIIDPVVGFARGTIIRSSIDEARRLRQGQAVAADRVRKLGPRSIGVFTGNQRDFPLKPEDLATLCEEWVGPGLFANDLRDVAISHLGGRSEDGVAVFNRTSAGIIATIAALAGGSRVISIVPPGGRSHASVIRGCAIARVELVEIGGDRDWRAALAKAKPQLVVVTTVTSALELLDDAITSAVVEATHAAGGIVLVDDAYGARLRPVLHGGKPGLALGADLAITNCDKAGLAGPRAGVLAGRANLVTAASAKGAEFGMEARAPIAAGAMRSLQSFRPEDLLEEARSGQALAVALAEKLGRDIVSVSDLGPMVDEQDLLALVLRRAGRSAENFGLVPCEISSALGMVLLRDAGILTVNTHGQPGARVSLRLKPTLDAIGRVGGQNAVVAAVDAAVNHLAARIDEVTTISRLILGDQA from the coding sequence ATGACAGCCGCCACCGAGTCGAAATCGCAGTCCCCGGGGCCCACAGATCGTTTCGGCAATATTATCGACCCGGTCGTCGGTTTTGCGCGCGGCACCATCATCCGATCCAGTATCGACGAAGCGCGCCGCCTTCGTCAGGGGCAGGCCGTAGCGGCTGATCGCGTCCGCAAGCTCGGCCCGCGTTCCATCGGTGTGTTCACCGGAAATCAGCGAGACTTTCCGCTCAAACCTGAGGACCTCGCAACACTGTGCGAGGAATGGGTCGGCCCAGGCCTCTTCGCCAATGATCTCCGAGACGTCGCGATTTCCCACCTCGGAGGTAGGAGCGAGGATGGTGTCGCCGTATTCAACCGCACCAGCGCGGGAATCATTGCCACCATCGCCGCTCTTGCTGGCGGCAGCCGGGTCATTTCAATCGTTCCCCCTGGCGGACGATCGCACGCGTCGGTGATCCGAGGATGCGCCATCGCGCGAGTTGAGCTCGTCGAAATCGGAGGCGACCGCGACTGGCGGGCGGCACTGGCCAAAGCGAAGCCTCAGCTCGTCGTCGTCACCACCGTGACCAGTGCTCTCGAACTACTCGATGATGCCATAACCTCCGCCGTCGTCGAGGCCACCCACGCGGCAGGCGGCATCGTTCTCGTGGACGATGCCTATGGTGCCCGGCTGCGTCCCGTGCTCCACGGCGGCAAGCCCGGCCTCGCCCTCGGGGCCGACCTCGCAATCACCAACTGCGACAAGGCGGGTCTCGCCGGACCGCGCGCGGGCGTGCTTGCCGGCCGCGCCAATCTCGTCACGGCTGCGTCGGCGAAAGGTGCTGAATTCGGAATGGAAGCCCGCGCGCCGATCGCCGCTGGCGCCATGCGGTCCCTCCAGAGCTTTCGACCTGAGGATCTGCTGGAGGAAGCACGGTCCGGACAGGCACTCGCGGTCGCGCTTGCCGAAAAGCTCGGCCGCGACATCGTGTCCGTCAGCGATCTCGGACCCATGGTCGACGAGCAGGACCTGCTCGCCCTTGTCCTGCGGCGCGCTGGCCGTTCCGCAGAAAACTTTGGGCTCGTCCCCTGCGAAATCTCCTCTGCGCTCGGAATGGTCCTCCTGCGCGACGCCGGGATCCTCACGGTCAACACCCATGGCCAGCCCGGGGCACGCGTGTCACTGCGCCTGAAACCGACCCTCGATGCGATCGGGCGAGTTGGAGGCCAGAACGCCGTCGTCGCCGCCGTCGACGCTGCAGTCAATCACCTGGCCGCGCGGATCGACGAAGTTACCACGATCTCGCGGCTCATTCTGGGAGATCAGGCATGA
- a CDS encoding glutamate cyclase domain-containing protein translates to MAMLLTEDSAGPDPLLAMAGERFDRLMTIESRPLSGGLPPGLVVPMYEICRRHHGEPLSTLAARTLMSRVAYGDHVIVATGAGVPPKLPQGETDGPPGAAVLARAMALGLGAQVTIVSEEAHSKPVEACAALVGSSTARPINVETIPPHPKHGPKAVEALLARCQPSAIVFVELDGPNQDGHFHGVRGDRRPAGTMAHLHLLAQAGRTAKRLTIGIGDGGNEVGFGAVRTPLAAFHPNGFVVTTVETDVIVSAAISNWGAYAVCAGLAVGLGSPDLLHGDTLEGKLIKACVGAGARDGATASAEPRVDGVPESGHRGFVSLLESIVASSMTEPGRASSSRLRSREVKP, encoded by the coding sequence AATCCCGTCCCCTCTCGGGCGGACTTCCACCAGGTCTCGTTGTTCCGATGTACGAGATCTGCCGTCGCCATCATGGCGAGCCGTTGTCCACGTTGGCCGCCAGGACCCTCATGTCGCGCGTCGCCTACGGAGACCACGTCATCGTCGCGACCGGCGCCGGCGTTCCACCCAAGCTGCCGCAGGGCGAGACCGACGGACCGCCAGGTGCCGCCGTCCTTGCCCGGGCGATGGCCCTCGGTCTTGGCGCCCAGGTCACGATCGTCTCAGAGGAGGCTCATTCCAAGCCGGTGGAAGCCTGCGCCGCACTTGTTGGATCCTCCACGGCAAGGCCGATCAATGTGGAGACAATCCCGCCTCATCCCAAGCATGGACCCAAAGCCGTCGAAGCGTTGCTCGCGAGATGCCAGCCATCGGCGATTGTCTTTGTCGAGCTCGACGGCCCCAACCAGGATGGCCACTTCCACGGCGTCCGGGGCGATCGCCGCCCCGCCGGCACGATGGCGCATCTCCATCTGCTCGCGCAGGCTGGCCGCACGGCCAAGCGTTTGACCATAGGGATTGGCGACGGCGGAAACGAAGTTGGCTTTGGCGCGGTGCGGACGCCGCTGGCCGCGTTCCATCCCAACGGTTTCGTGGTCACGACTGTCGAGACTGACGTGATCGTCAGCGCGGCAATATCGAACTGGGGCGCCTACGCCGTTTGCGCCGGACTTGCTGTCGGTCTTGGCAGTCCTGACCTGCTTCACGGCGACACTCTCGAAGGGAAGTTGATCAAAGCCTGTGTTGGCGCAGGCGCTCGTGATGGTGCGACGGCAAGCGCCGAGCCCCGCGTCGATGGTGTCCCTGAGAGCGGTCATCGGGGCTTTGTCAGCCTGCTCGAAAGCATCGTCGCAAGCTCAATGACCGAACCTGGTCGCGCCTCATCGTCGCGTCTGCGGTCTCGGGAGGTGAAGCCGTGA